In Zingiber officinale cultivar Zhangliang chromosome 1A, Zo_v1.1, whole genome shotgun sequence, a genomic segment contains:
- the LOC122038673 gene encoding transcription factor bHLH68-like: MLSGGQKEIKVVEMNRGLLHQSPLVQIMGGSPMMMRPPIEQSYCSLPPSSSSTTMTPCHDSQFPLLSWSQLLLGGSYAGEDEKHDAKIIESCWENQIADASTGAKHESCGSGYMIQSPRSSEVIVQASRCSWSHQVLTPPVSSTTVRSNLLEFSNTIKPADSSPECNSTATGGALKRAKIQGSFAAHSTLKVRKEKLGDRITALHQIVSPFGKTDTASVLQEAIGYIRFLQSQIEALTTPYLSSTSGNMKQPPTESTVEDLRSRGLCLMPISFILHVGRDFEGSYLGSF, encoded by the exons ATGCTTTCTGGTGGTCAGAAGGAGATTAAGGTTGTAGAGATGAATAGAGGATTGCTTCATCAAAGTCCTCTAGTCCAAATCATGGGGGGAAGTCCTATGATGATGAGGCCGCCTATTGAGCAAAGCTATTGCTCCCTTCCTCCGTCATCTTCTTCGACCACTATGACTCCTTGCCATGATAGCCAATTTCCTCTACTCTCGTGGAGCCAACTTTTGCT GGGAGGATCGTATGCTGGTGAAGATGAGAAGCATGATGCTAAAATTATAGAGAGCTGTTGGGAAAATCAGATTGCGGACGCAAGCACAGGTGCTAAGCATGAATCCTGTGGAAGTGGGTACATGATCCAGAGCCCCAGGAGCAGTGAAGTGATCGTCCAAGCGTCTAGGTGTTCATGGAGTCATCAAGTTTTGACTCCTCCCGTCTCCTCCACCACTGTGCGCAGCAACCTGTTGGAGTTCTCAAACACTATTAAACCAGCTGATAGCTCACCTGAG TGCAACAGCACAGCGACTGGTGGAGCTCTCAAGAGGGCTAAGATTCAAGGCTCCTTCGCAGCTCATTCCACGTTGAAG GTGAGGAAGGAAAAATTGGGAGACAGAATAACTGCACTTCATCAGATTGTTTCCCCTTTTGGGAAG ACTGATACTGCCTCTGTGTTGCAAGAAGCAATTGGCTACATCAGGTTCTTACAGAGTCAAATTGAG GCTCTGACCACACCATACTTGAGCAGCACTTCAGGGAACATGAAGCAACCTCCCACT GAGAGCACTGTTGAGGACCTGAGGAGTAGAGGACTTTGCCTCATGCCGATCTCCTTCATCTTGCACGTAGGAAGAGATTTCGAGGGAAGCTATCTGGGGAGTTTCTAA